The Halomonas sp. KG2 genome contains a region encoding:
- the prpB gene encoding methylisocitrate lyase, with protein MSSSSTLTPGARFRAALDANRPLPILGTINAYTAMMAERVGHQAIYLSGGGVANASFGLPDLGMTSMNDVVEDAHRICGATDLPLLVDIDTGWGGAFNISRTVKEMQRAGVAAVHLEDQVAQKRCGHRPNKAIVSQQEMVDRIKAAADAKLDPDFYLVARTDAFQKEGLDAAIERANACVEAGADAIFAEAVHTLDDYRAFCSRVNAPILANITEFGATPLFSQQELGEVGCRMVLYPLSAFRAMNAAALKVYQSILDNGHQKEVVDTMQTRDELYDFLNYHDFEQKLDALFAEQKDA; from the coding sequence ATGTCCAGTTCATCTACTCTCACGCCAGGTGCTCGCTTTCGTGCTGCGCTAGACGCGAACCGCCCTCTACCGATTCTAGGCACGATTAACGCGTATACCGCGATGATGGCCGAGCGAGTAGGTCACCAAGCGATTTATCTGTCGGGCGGCGGCGTGGCTAACGCGTCTTTTGGCTTGCCGGACTTGGGTATGACCAGCATGAACGACGTGGTGGAAGATGCACATCGTATCTGCGGCGCTACTGACCTGCCGCTGCTGGTAGATATCGATACGGGCTGGGGCGGTGCTTTTAATATTTCACGTACCGTTAAAGAGATGCAGCGCGCAGGCGTTGCTGCCGTTCACCTGGAAGACCAAGTAGCTCAAAAGCGCTGCGGCCACCGCCCGAATAAAGCCATTGTCTCCCAGCAGGAAATGGTTGACCGCATCAAAGCCGCGGCAGATGCCAAGCTTGATCCCGATTTCTATCTGGTTGCGCGTACCGATGCGTTCCAGAAAGAGGGCTTAGACGCCGCCATCGAACGTGCTAATGCCTGTGTGGAAGCGGGTGCGGATGCAATCTTCGCCGAAGCCGTGCATACCCTGGATGATTATCGTGCGTTCTGTTCGCGCGTGAATGCGCCAATACTGGCCAACATCACTGAGTTTGGCGCAACGCCGCTGTTCTCTCAGCAGGAGCTGGGCGAGGTGGGCTGTCGCATGGTGCTCTATCCGCTGTCTGCCTTCCGCGCTATGAATGCTGCCGCATTGAAGGTGTATCAGAGCATTTTAGATAACGGTCATCAAAAAGAGGTGGTCGATACCATGCAGACTCGCGATGAGCTGTACGACTTTTTGAATTATCACGATTTCGAGCAAAAGCTCGACGCGCTATTTGCTGAGCAGAAAGACGCTTAA
- the prpC gene encoding 2-methylcitrate synthase has product MADKPQNSAGLRGQSAGTTALCTVGKTGSGLTYRGFDIKELAEKAKFEEVAYLLLKGKLPNQAELDSYITKLKGLRGLPDALKTVLEQIPKDAHPMDVMRTGTSMLGNLETEESFDQQQDVSDRLLAVLPSIICYWYRFSHDGVRIDTETDDASVGGHFLHMLRGEPASELHARVMNVSLILYAEHEFNASTFTARVCASTLSDMHSCVTGAIGSLRGPLHGGANEAAMAMIENWASPEEAEREMLGMLERKEKIMGFGHAIYRESDPRNEIIKEWSKKLSEDVGDSVLYPVSVRCEEVMWREKKLFCNADFFHASAYHFMDIPTKLFTPIFVMSRLTGWAAHVFEQRANNRIIRPSADYTGPEKSEWVPIEARD; this is encoded by the coding sequence ATGGCTGATAAACCGCAAAACAGCGCAGGACTCCGTGGTCAAAGCGCCGGTACTACAGCGCTGTGTACGGTGGGTAAAACGGGTTCCGGATTAACCTACCGTGGTTTTGATATCAAAGAGCTGGCCGAGAAGGCGAAGTTTGAAGAAGTCGCGTATTTATTACTGAAAGGCAAGCTGCCCAACCAAGCCGAGCTTGATAGCTACATTACCAAGCTGAAGGGGCTGCGTGGCTTACCCGATGCTTTGAAAACCGTACTGGAGCAAATTCCCAAAGATGCGCACCCGATGGATGTTATGCGCACCGGTACCTCCATGCTGGGTAACCTGGAGACAGAAGAGAGTTTTGACCAGCAGCAGGATGTCTCTGATCGGCTGCTAGCGGTACTGCCCTCGATTATTTGCTACTGGTACCGCTTTAGCCATGACGGCGTTCGTATTGATACTGAAACCGACGATGCCTCGGTAGGTGGTCACTTCTTGCATATGCTGCGTGGCGAGCCCGCTTCTGAGCTGCATGCGCGGGTTATGAACGTATCGCTGATTCTATACGCCGAGCATGAGTTCAATGCGTCAACGTTCACGGCGCGGGTTTGCGCCTCGACGCTTTCCGATATGCACTCCTGTGTTACCGGCGCGATTGGTTCGTTGCGGGGCCCGCTGCATGGCGGTGCTAACGAAGCGGCCATGGCGATGATCGAGAACTGGGCGTCGCCGGAAGAAGCTGAGCGTGAAATGCTCGGTATGCTTGAGCGCAAAGAGAAGATCATGGGCTTTGGCCATGCCATTTATCGCGAGTCTGACCCGCGTAATGAAATTATCAAAGAGTGGTCGAAGAAGCTTTCTGAAGACGTTGGCGACAGCGTGCTTTACCCCGTTTCTGTGCGCTGTGAAGAAGTTATGTGGCGCGAGAAGAAGCTTTTCTGCAATGCGGACTTCTTCCATGCCAGTGCTTACCACTTCATGGATATTCCGACCAAACTGTTCACGCCAATCTTCGTCATGTCCCGTTTAACGGGATGGGCAGCGCATGTGTTTGAGCAGCGCGCCAATAACCGCATTATTCGCCCCAGCGCCGACTACACTGGTCCTGAGAAGAGCGAGTGGGTGCCCATCGAAGCGCGTGACTAA
- the acnD gene encoding Fe/S-dependent 2-methylisocitrate dehydratase AcnD: MNTNYRKPLPGVTAEGAPVDYFDAHQAVEDIKPGAYATLPYTSRVLAEQLVRRCDPALLTDALKQLIERKQDLDFPWYPARVVCHDILGQTALVDLAGLRDAIAEKGGDPAKVNPVVPTQLIVDHSLAVEHAGFEKDAFEKNRQVEDRRNDDRFHFINWTKVAFENVDVIPPGNGIMHQINLEKMSPVVQCRPDEQGVRIAYPDTCVGTDSHTPMVDALGVISVGVGGLEAESVMLGRASMMRLPDIVGVELSGKLQPGITSTDMVLAITEFLRKERVVGAYLEFYGEGADALTVGDRATISNMTPEYGATAAMFYIDNQTIDYLKLTGREDEQVALVEAYAKHTGLWADSLKTAEYERILRFDLSSVNRTLAGPSNPHAHLPTSELAQRGIAIDLDKARADEQAGRMPDGAVIIAAITSCTNTSNPRNMVAAGLIARNANRLGLTRKPWVKSSLAPGSKTVKMYLEEAKLMDELETLGFGVVAYACTTCNGMSGALDPVIQKEIIDRDLYATAVLSGNRNFDGRIHPYAKQAFLASPPLVVAYAIAGTIRFDIEKDVLGTDHDGNPVTLKDIWPDDSEIDAIVKASVKPEQFRQTYIPMFDLDKSARVQVSPLYEWRPQSTYIRRPPYWEGNMAAERGLKGMRPLAILPDNITTDHLSPSNAIMLDSAAGEYLHKMGLPEEDFNSYATHRGDHLTAQRATLANPKLFNEMVHDEQGKVLQGSLARVEPEGTVTRMWEAIETYMARKQPLIIIAGADYGQGSSRDWAAKGVALAGVEAIVAEGFERIHRTNLIGMGVMPLQFEEGTTRKTLALDGTEVFDVEGTPQPRATLTLVIHRQSGTTECVPVVCRIDTAEEVTIYSAGGVLQRFAQDFLESTTA; encoded by the coding sequence ATGAACACGAATTATCGTAAGCCGCTGCCAGGCGTGACGGCAGAGGGTGCTCCGGTAGATTACTTCGACGCGCACCAAGCCGTTGAAGATATCAAGCCCGGCGCCTACGCGACGCTGCCCTATACGTCCAGAGTGTTGGCTGAGCAGTTGGTACGCCGCTGCGATCCAGCGCTGTTAACCGACGCACTGAAACAGCTCATCGAGCGCAAGCAAGATTTGGATTTTCCTTGGTACCCAGCACGCGTTGTGTGCCATGACATCCTGGGGCAGACCGCGTTAGTCGACCTTGCTGGCCTAAGGGATGCCATCGCTGAGAAGGGCGGTGATCCGGCTAAAGTGAATCCTGTGGTGCCTACACAGCTGATTGTTGACCACTCATTGGCCGTTGAACACGCTGGGTTTGAGAAAGATGCGTTCGAAAAAAACCGCCAGGTGGAAGATCGCCGTAACGATGACCGCTTCCATTTCATTAACTGGACCAAAGTGGCATTTGAGAACGTCGATGTGATTCCTCCGGGCAACGGCATTATGCACCAGATCAATCTGGAAAAAATGTCGCCGGTGGTGCAGTGCCGCCCTGATGAGCAAGGCGTGCGTATTGCTTACCCAGACACCTGTGTGGGTACCGACAGCCACACGCCGATGGTCGATGCGCTGGGTGTTATTTCCGTTGGTGTGGGTGGTCTTGAAGCCGAAAGTGTGATGCTGGGCCGTGCTTCGATGATGCGCCTGCCGGATATTGTTGGTGTAGAACTCTCTGGCAAACTGCAGCCAGGCATTACCAGCACCGATATGGTGTTGGCGATTACCGAGTTTCTACGTAAAGAGCGTGTGGTAGGTGCCTACCTGGAGTTTTACGGAGAAGGTGCCGACGCGTTAACCGTAGGCGACCGGGCGACCATTTCCAACATGACGCCAGAGTACGGCGCCACGGCGGCGATGTTCTACATCGACAACCAAACCATTGACTACCTCAAGCTCACGGGCCGTGAGGATGAGCAGGTTGCTCTGGTTGAAGCCTATGCCAAGCACACAGGGCTATGGGCTGATAGTCTAAAAACTGCTGAGTATGAGCGGATACTGCGCTTTGATCTTTCCAGCGTTAATCGCACCTTGGCAGGGCCTTCCAACCCTCATGCTCATTTGCCCACCTCGGAGCTGGCCCAGCGTGGGATCGCGATCGACTTGGATAAAGCAAGGGCTGACGAGCAAGCGGGTAGAATGCCGGATGGTGCGGTGATTATCGCCGCGATTACCAGCTGTACGAATACCTCTAACCCGCGCAATATGGTGGCAGCTGGCTTAATTGCTCGTAATGCTAACCGCTTAGGGTTAACTCGCAAACCATGGGTTAAGTCGTCGCTGGCGCCGGGGTCGAAAACCGTCAAGATGTATCTGGAAGAAGCCAAGCTGATGGATGAGTTGGAAACACTTGGCTTTGGTGTCGTGGCGTACGCCTGTACGACCTGTAACGGCATGTCCGGGGCGTTAGATCCGGTCATCCAGAAAGAAATTATCGACCGTGATCTATACGCCACGGCGGTACTTTCCGGTAACCGTAACTTTGACGGGCGCATTCACCCCTATGCAAAGCAGGCATTTCTGGCATCGCCGCCCTTAGTGGTTGCCTACGCAATTGCTGGCACGATTCGCTTTGATATTGAGAAAGACGTACTGGGCACCGACCATGATGGAAACCCAGTTACGCTAAAAGATATCTGGCCCGACGATAGCGAAATCGATGCGATTGTGAAGGCCTCTGTGAAGCCGGAGCAGTTCCGTCAGACTTATATCCCGATGTTTGACCTCGACAAGAGCGCGCGCGTTCAGGTCAGCCCGCTTTACGAGTGGCGGCCTCAGAGCACCTATATTCGCCGGCCTCCCTACTGGGAAGGCAATATGGCTGCCGAACGTGGTTTGAAAGGTATGCGTCCGTTGGCGATTTTGCCGGACAATATCACCACCGACCATTTGTCGCCTTCTAATGCGATTATGCTGGACAGCGCGGCAGGTGAGTATCTGCACAAGATGGGCCTGCCTGAGGAAGACTTTAACTCCTACGCGACCCACCGTGGCGATCATTTAACTGCCCAGCGGGCGACTTTGGCGAACCCTAAGCTGTTTAATGAAATGGTCCACGACGAGCAGGGCAAAGTGCTGCAGGGGTCGTTGGCACGTGTTGAGCCAGAAGGCACCGTGACGCGGATGTGGGAAGCCATTGAAACGTATATGGCACGTAAACAGCCGCTAATTATTATTGCCGGTGCGGATTATGGCCAGGGTTCTTCGCGTGACTGGGCGGCGAAAGGTGTTGCGCTAGCGGGTGTTGAAGCCATTGTGGCCGAAGGCTTTGAGCGTATTCACCGGACCAATTTAATTGGTATGGGCGTGATGCCGCTGCAGTTTGAAGAGGGCACCACACGTAAAACCTTGGCGCTGGACGGTACGGAAGTCTTCGACGTAGAAGGCACTCCTCAGCCCCGAGCCACGCTGACGCTGGTTATTCATCGTCAAAGTGGTACCACTGAATGCGTGCCGGTGGTCTGCCGTATTGATACCGCCGAAGAGGTCACGATTTACTCTGCCGGTGGGGTCTTGCAGCGTTTCGCTCAGGACTTTCTTGAGTCCACCACGGCGTAG
- the prpF gene encoding 2-methylaconitate cis-trans isomerase PrpF, which produces MSHVGQISIPATYMRGGTSKGVFFTLDNLPEAARVPGEARDKLLMRVIGSPDPYEKQIDGMGGATSSTSKTVILSKSESPDHDVDYLFGQVSIDKPFVDWSGNCGNLSAAVGPYAIANGLVDPAKIPQNGVAEVRIWQVNISKTIVSQVPIVNGQVQETGDFELDGVTFPAAEIPVAFMDPADGEGAIFPTGNLVDDLEVPGVGVLKATLINAGIPTVFVNAQDIGYTGCELQEAINSDAKALAMFETIRAHAAVRMGLIKHVDEAAGRQHTPKVAFVAPPASYTASSGKAVSAENIDLVVRALSMGKLHHAMMGTAAVAIGAAAAIQGTLVNLAAGGEEREAVTFGHPSGSLRVGAKASLTDGRWQIDQAVMSRSARVLMEGCVRIPGDSF; this is translated from the coding sequence ATGTCTCATGTTGGACAAATTAGTATTCCTGCGACGTATATGCGCGGTGGCACCAGTAAGGGGGTGTTTTTCACCTTGGACAACTTGCCCGAGGCGGCGAGAGTGCCGGGAGAGGCGCGAGATAAGCTGCTGATGAGGGTGATTGGTAGCCCAGACCCCTATGAAAAGCAGATCGATGGGATGGGAGGGGCAACCTCAAGTACCAGTAAAACAGTGATTCTTTCCAAGAGTGAGTCGCCAGATCACGACGTGGACTACCTGTTTGGCCAGGTTTCAATTGATAAGCCGTTTGTGGATTGGAGCGGCAACTGCGGCAACTTATCGGCAGCAGTAGGTCCTTATGCGATTGCTAATGGGTTAGTTGACCCCGCCAAAATACCGCAAAACGGTGTCGCTGAAGTACGTATTTGGCAGGTCAATATCAGTAAAACCATTGTCTCTCAAGTGCCTATTGTTAATGGACAGGTGCAGGAGACAGGCGATTTTGAACTAGATGGTGTGACCTTTCCTGCCGCTGAGATTCCTGTGGCCTTTATGGATCCTGCGGATGGTGAGGGGGCAATTTTCCCAACCGGGAACTTGGTTGATGACTTGGAAGTGCCCGGGGTTGGCGTTTTAAAAGCGACGCTGATTAATGCGGGTATTCCCACCGTATTTGTTAACGCCCAGGACATAGGCTATACCGGTTGCGAGCTGCAGGAAGCGATTAACAGCGATGCCAAAGCACTCGCCATGTTCGAGACCATTCGTGCCCATGCTGCGGTGCGGATGGGGTTGATTAAGCATGTTGATGAAGCGGCCGGCCGACAGCACACGCCGAAGGTGGCTTTCGTTGCCCCGCCAGCCAGCTATACGGCGTCCAGTGGTAAAGCGGTGAGTGCGGAAAACATCGATCTTGTGGTAAGGGCGCTTTCCATGGGTAAACTGCACCACGCAATGATGGGTACCGCAGCGGTTGCTATCGGCGCGGCAGCCGCTATTCAAGGCACGCTAGTAAATTTAGCCGCAGGTGGTGAGGAGCGTGAAGCGGTGACCTTCGGGCATCCTTCTGGCTCGTTGCGGGTAGGTGCAAAAGCCAGCCTGACTGATGGGCGCTGGCAGATTGATCAAGCTGTCATGAGCCGTAGCGCGCGGGTGTTAATGGAAGGTTGTGTACGCATACCCGGTGATAGCTTTTAA
- a CDS encoding ComEA family DNA-binding protein encodes MKTALKGLLAALLLSLSLGVSGLALAQDIAPINVNTADAELLAELPGIGPSRAAAIIEERENNGVFANVDDLTRVSGIGPATVDRMRDQVAIEE; translated from the coding sequence ATGAAAACAGCGCTAAAAGGACTATTGGCTGCACTGCTATTGAGCCTAAGCTTAGGGGTTTCGGGCCTTGCATTGGCACAAGACATCGCGCCTATTAATGTGAACACAGCGGATGCCGAGCTGCTTGCCGAGTTACCTGGCATTGGACCCAGCCGTGCGGCCGCGATTATAGAAGAGCGCGAAAATAATGGCGTATTTGCTAATGTAGATGACCTCACCCGCGTTAGCGGCATTGGCCCCGCCACTGTTGATCGTATGCGCGATCAAGTAGCGATTGAAGAGTAA
- the pyrF gene encoding orotidine-5'-phosphate decarboxylase gives MSTDTPLIIALDYSSLDAALCMADQLDPKRCRVKVGKELFTRSGPAVLEALHGRGFEIFLDLKFHDIPNTVAGAVQAAAEQGVWMVNVHASGGRKMMEAAAKRLDDHGLSTHLIAVTVLTSMQAEDLHEVGIAATPEEHVLRLAALTQQSGLGGVVCSAQEAAQIKALCGNDFLKVTPGIRPSFAAANDQQRIMTPSDAMRVGSTHLVIGRPVTQAQEPMMALAAIEAELAD, from the coding sequence GTGTCTACTGATACCCCGTTGATTATCGCGCTGGATTATTCCTCTCTTGATGCGGCTTTATGCATGGCAGATCAGCTTGACCCTAAGCGCTGTCGGGTAAAGGTGGGTAAAGAGTTGTTTACGCGCAGTGGCCCTGCGGTACTGGAAGCCTTGCATGGTCGTGGTTTTGAAATTTTTCTAGACTTAAAATTTCATGACATTCCCAATACGGTGGCAGGCGCGGTGCAGGCGGCAGCTGAGCAAGGCGTATGGATGGTTAACGTGCATGCTTCGGGCGGGCGCAAGATGATGGAAGCGGCTGCTAAGCGTTTAGATGATCATGGGCTAAGTACACATCTTATTGCCGTTACGGTGCTAACCAGCATGCAAGCTGAGGATCTGCATGAGGTAGGCATAGCTGCTACGCCGGAGGAGCATGTATTGCGTTTAGCCGCATTAACTCAGCAGAGCGGATTAGGTGGTGTTGTCTGTTCAGCCCAAGAGGCGGCGCAAATCAAGGCGCTCTGTGGCAACGACTTTTTGAAGGTAACTCCTGGGATACGCCCTAGCTTTGCTGCGGCTAATGACCAACAGCGTATTATGACACCCAGTGATGCGATGCGTGTTGGCAGTACGCACTTAGTGATTGGGCGACCGGTAACACAGGCGCAAGAGCCAATGATGGCGCTAGCCGCCATAGAAGCTGAGCTGGCTGACTGA
- the lapB gene encoding lipopolysaccharide assembly protein LapB — translation MYDAVLLGVLLAAIAIGFGLGVRHASRRRQRTHDSRPSGLSREYFVGLNYLLNEQPDEAINTFVNALDVNSDTVETHIALGKLFRARGEADKAVSIHQNLLARPALSTSTNEHVQLELARDFMALGVHDRAQRMLRALLDKSDNDIYRQEAKRLLIDLLEREKDWQEALDVAQSLFKQQPGMQRPAAHWLCELAQQEIQQASRAIARKHLKKALQLDERCVRATLLLAELEMDNGHYTRAIERLNHIPQQDIAHIPTMLPTLQHAYERNNDIQGFETHLYRLLGQAPYTSIIIALGELVHQRDGVDSAIEQTGEWLREAPSLGGLDYLVDLYHESQRLSGKTPPDTRLLLLKHHTNALLEGKARHRCRRCGFASDSLAWQCPSCRRWGTIKPITGVDGE, via the coding sequence ATGTATGATGCCGTGCTGCTAGGCGTTCTACTGGCAGCCATTGCCATCGGCTTTGGCCTGGGTGTTCGTCACGCTTCCCGCCGCCGCCAGCGCACTCACGACTCTCGCCCATCTGGTTTATCGAGAGAGTACTTTGTCGGGCTGAATTACCTGCTCAATGAGCAGCCCGACGAAGCTATCAATACGTTTGTCAATGCACTGGATGTTAATAGCGATACGGTGGAAACCCACATAGCGCTAGGCAAGCTGTTTCGCGCACGCGGTGAAGCAGACAAAGCCGTTAGCATTCATCAAAACCTACTTGCTCGCCCCGCCCTATCCACCAGCACTAACGAACATGTGCAGCTTGAGCTAGCACGTGATTTTATGGCGTTAGGCGTTCACGACAGAGCCCAGCGAATGCTGAGAGCGCTGCTGGATAAATCAGACAATGACATCTACCGCCAGGAAGCCAAGCGGCTACTGATTGATTTACTTGAGCGCGAAAAAGACTGGCAAGAAGCACTCGACGTGGCTCAATCACTGTTTAAGCAACAGCCCGGCATGCAACGTCCTGCTGCTCACTGGCTATGTGAACTTGCCCAGCAGGAGATACAACAAGCAAGTCGAGCGATCGCCCGCAAGCACTTAAAAAAAGCGCTTCAGTTGGATGAACGATGCGTCCGTGCGACGTTACTACTTGCTGAGCTGGAGATGGATAATGGGCATTACACACGTGCCATTGAGCGCCTAAACCATATTCCCCAGCAGGATATTGCTCACATTCCCACCATGCTGCCCACCCTTCAGCATGCCTATGAGCGTAATAACGACATTCAAGGGTTTGAAACGCATCTTTATCGACTGCTGGGACAAGCACCGTACACCAGCATTATTATCGCCCTCGGAGAGCTCGTTCATCAAAGAGATGGCGTAGATAGCGCTATTGAGCAAACGGGCGAGTGGCTAAGGGAGGCACCCAGCCTGGGGGGGCTCGATTACCTAGTCGACCTTTATCATGAAAGCCAACGTTTGAGTGGAAAAACTCCGCCAGACACGCGTTTGCTGTTACTTAAGCACCATACCAATGCCCTTTTAGAGGGCAAAGCCCGCCATCGCTGCCGCCGCTGCGGCTTTGCCAGCGACAGCCTGGCGTGGCAGTGCCCTAGCTGCCGCCGCTGGGGTACCATTAAGCCTATTACCGGAGTCGATGGCGAGTAA
- a CDS encoding LapA family protein, producing the protein MRWIKGLILAVILLVVLLVGILFAVNNQQTIALNLIWAELPPVSLSVWLLATLTFGVILGMLAMLGVYVRLKAQLARSERHNKQQRKELDRLRTQELKELA; encoded by the coding sequence ATGCGTTGGATCAAAGGGCTGATTCTGGCCGTCATATTGCTGGTTGTTCTACTGGTGGGCATTTTATTTGCCGTCAACAACCAACAAACCATTGCCTTAAACCTAATTTGGGCAGAACTGCCGCCTGTGTCACTCTCTGTCTGGCTGCTTGCTACGTTAACTTTCGGCGTTATCTTAGGCATGCTTGCCATGCTAGGTGTTTACGTACGCCTTAAAGCGCAGCTAGCACGAAGTGAGCGACACAATAAGCAACAGCGCAAAGAGCTAGACCGCCTACGCACTCAGGAGCTTAAGGAACTGGCTTAA
- a CDS encoding integration host factor subunit beta translates to MTKSELIEQIAMRQPELSAKEVETAVRIILDDMTDALASGGRVEIRGFGSFSLHYREPRVGRNPKTGDPVDLDGKYVPHFKPGKELREQVDASRALGY, encoded by the coding sequence ATGACCAAATCTGAACTAATCGAACAAATTGCGATGCGTCAACCGGAGCTATCCGCCAAAGAAGTAGAAACGGCGGTGCGTATTATTTTAGACGATATGACCGATGCTCTTGCTAGCGGGGGACGGGTTGAGATCCGGGGGTTCGGCAGCTTTTCGCTACACTACCGAGAGCCTCGTGTCGGGCGCAACCCTAAAACAGGAGACCCGGTCGACTTGGACGGCAAGTATGTGCCGCACTTCAAACCGGGCAAAGAGTTGCGCGAACAGGTAGATGCAAGCCGCGCACTTGGCTATTAA
- a CDS encoding succinate dehydrogenase assembly factor 2 yields the protein MNDDTSPAAILRKRLYWHSRRGMWELDLLLIPFLEHRFDELSEDEQLAYQRLIEEEDQDLFGWLMRREWPEEPSLKRIVQMIVEHAENTDNSAYRTL from the coding sequence TTGAACGACGATACTTCCCCTGCAGCCATATTGCGTAAACGGCTTTATTGGCACTCTCGCCGTGGCATGTGGGAGCTTGACCTGCTGCTGATACCGTTTCTTGAGCACCGCTTTGATGAACTGAGTGAAGATGAGCAGCTAGCCTATCAGCGCTTAATTGAGGAAGAGGATCAAGATCTCTTTGGATGGTTGATGCGTCGTGAATGGCCCGAGGAGCCATCATTAAAGCGCATTGTTCAGATGATCGTAGAGCATGCAGAAAATACCGATAACTCTGCTTATCGCACGCTCTAA
- the nadB gene encoding L-aspartate oxidase — MSSPTSDVLVIGGGVAGLTLALEVADHLSVTLVRPALDDQGASRWAQGGIAAVLSPDDDLDAHVRDTLIAGDGLCDEEAVRFTVTHGPDAIQWLIDNGVPFTPDPDPSARYPYHLTREGGHNARRIIHADDATGRAVVDTLYEKVTSHPNITQRSDLTILHLISDTTGRCIGAEGVDQQQHQQTLLAKHIVLATGGASGLYRHTTTPSPSSGEGMVMAAELGAKLMNLEFQQFHPTCLFDPEGPAFLISEAVRGEGGHLLNEAGHRFMPDIDSRAELAPRDVVARAIDSQIQQSSQGHVWLDISHLGAAAIRHHFPTILAHCASRGIDITRQPIPVVPAAHYSCGGVATDQRGATHVTNLYAVGELAYTGLHGANRMASNSLLECLVYARSCAKHLLKQEKCAQTRPVAPKETLSDTPDAMPLPGQQWSSTSLEALTTIRSELRATMSQHVSIVRSNQGLTIAHHKLNELETQLNDILNDRLDGVADSAKKGSNNAFESTAGKRRHPEGVRLQQALWLAKLTVLAALQRHESRGLHYSIDWPKHQENTAASEMSLDQLAPGTMA; from the coding sequence ATGAGCTCGCCAACATCCGACGTACTTGTCATCGGCGGCGGCGTCGCCGGCCTAACCTTAGCCCTTGAAGTTGCTGACCACCTTTCGGTAACCCTGGTTAGGCCCGCTCTGGATGACCAGGGAGCCAGCCGCTGGGCGCAAGGGGGAATAGCCGCCGTACTCTCGCCAGACGACGACCTAGACGCCCATGTGCGAGATACGCTCATTGCTGGCGATGGTCTATGTGACGAAGAGGCTGTTCGATTTACCGTGACACACGGCCCAGATGCCATTCAGTGGCTAATCGACAACGGCGTCCCCTTTACACCGGATCCAGACCCAAGCGCCCGCTACCCTTATCATTTAACACGGGAAGGCGGCCACAACGCGCGCCGTATTATTCATGCTGACGATGCAACTGGACGCGCGGTAGTCGACACGCTGTACGAAAAAGTCACTTCTCACCCCAATATTACTCAGCGCAGTGACTTAACCATCCTGCACTTAATCAGCGATACCACAGGCCGCTGTATTGGCGCGGAAGGCGTAGATCAACAGCAGCATCAACAAACACTGCTTGCCAAGCACATCGTACTAGCAACAGGCGGTGCAAGTGGCCTTTATCGACACACCACCACTCCATCACCAAGCAGTGGGGAAGGCATGGTGATGGCTGCTGAACTGGGCGCAAAACTGATGAATCTCGAGTTTCAGCAGTTTCATCCTACCTGTCTGTTTGACCCAGAAGGACCTGCTTTTTTAATTAGCGAAGCCGTACGAGGAGAAGGCGGGCACCTGCTAAATGAGGCCGGCCATCGGTTTATGCCCGATATCGATTCTCGCGCTGAGCTGGCTCCCAGAGACGTCGTTGCTCGAGCTATCGATTCGCAAATCCAACAAAGCAGCCAAGGGCATGTGTGGCTAGATATCAGCCACCTTGGAGCAGCCGCTATTCGCCATCACTTCCCGACTATTTTGGCACACTGCGCCTCCCGGGGAATTGATATAACCCGCCAACCCATTCCAGTAGTGCCTGCCGCTCATTACAGCTGTGGCGGTGTTGCCACAGACCAGCGCGGTGCAACTCACGTCACTAATCTCTATGCGGTTGGTGAGCTTGCTTACACAGGCCTACATGGCGCCAATCGCATGGCTAGCAACTCACTACTGGAGTGTCTGGTATACGCCAGAAGCTGCGCAAAGCACTTACTCAAGCAGGAAAAATGCGCACAGACACGGCCAGTTGCACCTAAAGAGACTCTTAGCGATACCCCCGATGCAATGCCACTGCCAGGCCAGCAGTGGTCATCCACTTCCTTGGAAGCCCTGACGACTATACGTAGCGAACTGCGGGCAACAATGAGCCAGCATGTTTCGATTGTTCGTAGCAATCAGGGGTTAACTATCGCTCACCATAAGCTGAACGAACTTGAGACGCAGCTTAACGACATTCTAAACGACCGTCTTGACGGTGTTGCTGACAGCGCTAAGAAAGGCTCTAACAACGCTTTTGAAAGCACCGCTGGCAAGCGCAGACACCCTGAAGGCGTGCGTTTACAGCAAGCGCTGTGGCTTGCAAAGTTGACGGTATTGGCGGCACTTCAGAGACATGAATCACGGGGACTGCATTACTCTATCGACTGGCCTAAGCACCAGGAGAATACAGCGGCTTCCGAGATGTCACTTGATCAGCTAGCGCCCGGGACGATGGCATAA